In Methanobacteriaceae archaeon, the following are encoded in one genomic region:
- a CDS encoding TrkA family potassium uptake protein has product MYIVIMGGGRVGLTLANYLVTSGNDVTLIESNRGLCANAATELDALVICGNGTDLKILEEANVSDADVFVAATGHDEANLLSCILVKEYKVPKIIARVSNPDHEEAFKKVGINHVISPELTAAGYLEKLINRPKIADLIVVGKGNAELLDISIQNSKVVGKRVGDLSPTDDYIIAAIHQNGEMYIPQDDWVLEKNEKISVLVKTSSVKKVTSFFI; this is encoded by the coding sequence ATGTACATAGTGATAATGGGTGGTGGAAGGGTAGGATTAACCCTTGCTAACTACTTGGTGACTTCAGGAAATGATGTAACTCTAATAGAAAGTAATAGGGGTTTGTGTGCAAATGCTGCCACGGAATTAGATGCGTTGGTCATCTGCGGGAATGGTACGGATTTAAAAATCCTGGAAGAGGCTAATGTATCTGATGCTGATGTTTTTGTGGCAGCCACGGGTCATGATGAGGCCAACTTGCTATCGTGTATCCTGGTCAAAGAGTATAAAGTGCCTAAAATCATTGCCAGGGTCAGCAATCCTGATCATGAAGAGGCTTTTAAGAAGGTGGGTATCAACCATGTTATAAGTCCAGAGCTCACTGCAGCAGGATACCTGGAAAAACTGATCAACCGCCCTAAAATTGCTGATTTAATCGTTGTGGGTAAGGGGAATGCAGAACTACTCGACATAAGCATTCAGAATTCCAAAGTAGTTGGGAAGAGAGTTGGTGATCTCAGTCCTACTGATGATTATATAATTGCAGCCATTCATCAAAATGGTGAGATGTACATCCCCCAGGATGACTGGGTTCTGGAAAAAAATGAAAAAATATCAGTGCTGGTTAAAACCAGTTCAGTGAAGAAGGTAACCTCTTTTTTCATCTGA
- a CDS encoding ATP-grasp domain-containing protein, whose product MKLLFIGARLFDDVALYTKKKGITTVLTESNPKASNLNLADSYYIVPRGMDHPKDIAIKEDVDGVVPLIGIDGPLYDVALLKEDLEKNYGLPVVASPLNAVKISGDKVKTKEFLLKNNIKTPEHCLIKSTQELETTEYPLVLKQNQGQGGKDIKIALKKNDVTDYLKQYDYALVEQFLEGIEISVEILRWERESIPLIPVYKGKTTLDCIHPLKKLKKAPLDLGVEGEDLPHYNQNIQKIARNIAELMGVEGTADLDLIFNKVNKETCVLEINTRPSGTRYLTAASSDINPLHELVDMATGEWDASLVRDRMKEYYALEVPVGNYPSEKNNYQFRDFKGKNSWIIHGPQNHQRITIRGVNEENALKTASKLNLNLEKFI is encoded by the coding sequence ATGAAATTGCTGTTTATAGGAGCACGCCTGTTTGATGATGTGGCTCTTTATACTAAAAAGAAGGGAATAACCACCGTTCTAACAGAATCAAATCCCAAGGCTTCAAATCTTAATTTAGCTGATTCATATTACATTGTACCGCGAGGAATGGATCATCCCAAAGATATAGCTATAAAAGAAGATGTGGATGGAGTTGTACCCCTCATAGGGATTGATGGTCCTCTTTATGATGTTGCCTTGCTTAAGGAAGATCTGGAAAAAAATTATGGACTGCCAGTGGTGGCATCTCCCCTAAATGCGGTTAAAATCTCAGGGGATAAGGTTAAAACTAAAGAGTTTCTCCTTAAAAATAATATAAAAACTCCTGAGCACTGTTTAATTAAATCCACACAGGAACTTGAAACAACAGAATACCCTCTTGTTCTAAAACAGAATCAAGGTCAGGGTGGTAAGGACATTAAAATCGCCTTAAAAAAAAATGATGTGACTGATTACCTTAAACAGTATGATTATGCCCTGGTTGAACAATTCTTAGAAGGGATTGAAATATCAGTGGAGATACTAAGATGGGAAAGAGAATCTATTCCCCTTATTCCAGTTTACAAGGGAAAAACAACCCTAGACTGCATTCACCCTCTTAAGAAATTAAAAAAAGCACCTCTTGATTTAGGTGTTGAAGGTGAAGACCTCCCCCATTACAACCAGAACATCCAAAAAATAGCCAGAAACATTGCAGAACTCATGGGTGTTGAGGGAACAGCTGACCTGGACCTCATATTCAATAAAGTGAATAAAGAAACTTGTGTTTTAGAAATAAACACCAGACCAAGTGGTACCCGGTACCTGACTGCTGCTTCTTCTGATATTAATCCGTTACATGAACTGGTGGACATGGCCACTGGAGAATGGGATGCATCTTTGGTGAGGGATCGGATGAAAGAATACTACGCACTGGAAGTTCCAGTGGGTAATTACCCCAGTGAAAAAAACAACTATCAATTTAGAGACTTCAAAGGCAAAAACAGTTGGATTATTCACGGCCCTCAAAACCATCAAAGGATTACAATCAGGGGTGTAAATGAAGAGAATGCCCTTAAAACGGCTTCAAAACTTAACTTGAATCTGGAAAAATTTATATAA
- the nikR gene encoding nickel-responsive transcriptional regulator NikR → MRISMSLPKKLLSEFDEVLKDRGYQSRSKGIRDALKDYIVRYQWMKEMEGDRIGIIAVIYDHHYTGVMEDLTDIQHDFREYINAVMHVHMTEKYCLEVVVVKGDVKYIRDLTEKIMRLKGVEHVKLTSTASGPN, encoded by the coding sequence ATGAGAATAAGTATGTCATTACCAAAAAAACTCTTAAGTGAGTTCGATGAAGTATTGAAAGATAGAGGATATCAATCACGTTCCAAAGGAATTCGAGATGCATTAAAAGACTATATTGTACGTTACCAGTGGATGAAGGAAATGGAAGGTGACCGTATAGGTATCATTGCCGTGATATACGACCACCACTACACCGGAGTTATGGAAGATCTTACCGACATCCAACACGATTTCAGAGAATACATCAACGCGGTTATGCACGTGCACATGACCGAAAAATACTGTCTGGAAGTCGTGGTAGTTAAAGGAGACGTTAAATACATCCGAGACCTCACTGAAAAGATCATGAGACTCAAAGGAGTAGAACACGTTAAACTCACCAGTACTGCCAGCGGCCCCAATTAG
- the hycI gene encoding hydrogenase maturation peptidase HycI gives MILGIGNDMRGDDALGSVLAQKMSHLFADKKNLIVFDCKTVPENFTGAIKKEKPSHIILLDAVEMNKPPGHIRLVEKEEIDNYSISTHAMPLSFFIKYLESTSPSEIFLLGIQPKKMNLIGEISREVEKSMNHVLKVFNKVINQSSPKN, from the coding sequence GTGATTTTAGGGATAGGAAATGATATGAGGGGAGATGATGCCCTTGGATCTGTTCTAGCCCAGAAAATGTCCCATTTATTTGCTGATAAGAAAAATTTGATAGTTTTTGATTGTAAGACTGTACCAGAAAATTTCACCGGTGCCATAAAAAAAGAAAAACCTAGCCACATAATCCTGCTGGATGCTGTGGAAATGAACAAACCCCCGGGACATATCAGATTGGTGGAAAAAGAAGAAATTGATAATTACAGCATATCCACCCATGCCATGCCCTTATCTTTTTTCATTAAATATTTAGAATCAACATCTCCTTCTGAAATATTTCTTCTGGGAATACAACCTAAAAAGATGAATTTGATAGGTGAGATTTCCAGGGAAGTTGAAAAAAGCATGAATCATGTTTTAAAAGTTTTCAACAAGGTTATAAATCAAAGCAGCCCTAAGAACTGA
- a CDS encoding Mur ligase family protein — protein MKKLTTTYLARKSGGKLIGEERVINGIFNILKDAREGDVVVRHWIDETGVKMAQDKGASCVVTQDARGKSVEIAEKIDLPLILTEKIELANAFATHWAINKFAPDSLRVVVTGTNGKSTTTHMINNILLEAGYHSHTNTDSESEFNTLIDPMVAKQIAELGQYPDYLVLEVSEVQGWDNRKMVGHAHLMTSAIEPQMVVLTNVALDHIGLVNSLEEASAEISGVLKGFKGKFVILNHDDPLICRMEKLVPEGVNTFFYGSDTDVKSTDEGILYKEQLIIPRSDLPFQSPHFIQNTLAAVGAAIALGIEPEIIRRAVTKYQPLKRRFSILKKEPLIIDDFAHNPDGIRATIKSTVELNSGELYLVCAIRGSRGKSINQLNAQAIADSVKGIKCNLILTSSEDVVDDANWVKEEEKKVFIEVLHNEGINYIHYNTLAESLHNAVKSAHNNDTILLIGAQGMDPASDVLKNLKLI, from the coding sequence ATGAAAAAATTAACCACCACTTATCTAGCTCGGAAATCTGGAGGAAAATTAATAGGTGAAGAGCGGGTTATCAATGGAATTTTCAATATTTTAAAAGATGCCAGAGAAGGTGATGTGGTGGTAAGACACTGGATTGATGAAACCGGTGTTAAGATGGCTCAAGATAAGGGTGCTTCATGCGTGGTAACGCAGGATGCCCGTGGTAAATCTGTTGAAATTGCTGAAAAAATAGATTTACCCCTGATTTTAACTGAAAAAATTGAGTTGGCCAATGCTTTTGCTACTCACTGGGCCATAAATAAATTCGCACCTGATTCATTAAGGGTAGTGGTAACTGGTACCAATGGAAAATCAACCACCACCCACATGATAAATAACATCCTCCTGGAAGCAGGATACCATTCTCACACCAACACCGATTCAGAATCAGAGTTTAACACCCTTATTGATCCCATGGTGGCCAAACAGATTGCAGAATTAGGGCAATATCCGGATTATCTGGTTTTAGAGGTTTCAGAGGTGCAGGGATGGGACAACCGGAAGATGGTGGGACACGCCCACCTAATGACCAGTGCCATTGAACCTCAGATGGTAGTGCTCACCAATGTTGCTTTAGATCATATTGGCCTGGTGAATTCATTGGAGGAGGCATCAGCAGAAATTTCAGGTGTTTTAAAAGGATTTAAAGGGAAATTTGTTATTTTAAACCATGATGATCCTTTAATTTGCAGGATGGAGAAACTGGTCCCGGAAGGTGTTAATACATTCTTCTATGGCTCAGATACGGATGTTAAATCAACTGATGAAGGCATATTATATAAAGAGCAGTTAATCATTCCCAGATCTGATCTTCCATTTCAAAGCCCGCATTTCATCCAGAATACTCTGGCAGCAGTGGGAGCTGCAATAGCCTTAGGAATTGAACCAGAGATTATCAGGAGGGCTGTGACTAAATACCAGCCTTTGAAACGCAGATTCTCTATACTAAAAAAGGAACCCCTGATTATTGATGATTTTGCTCATAATCCTGATGGCATCAGAGCCACCATCAAAAGCACGGTAGAATTAAACTCCGGAGAGCTTTATCTAGTTTGTGCAATTAGAGGTTCCAGAGGAAAGTCAATTAACCAGTTGAATGCACAGGCTATTGCTGATTCAGTTAAAGGGATTAAATGTAACTTAATATTGACCAGTAGTGAAGATGTGGTGGATGATGCAAACTGGGTGAAGGAAGAAGAGAAAAAGGTATTTATAGAGGTACTGCACAATGAAGGGATAAATTACATCCATTATAACACACTAGCTGAGTCATTACATAATGCTGTAAAGTCAGCTCATAACAATGATACCATACTTCTAATCGGTGCTCAGGGAATGGATCCAGCATCAGATGTTTTAAAGAATCTGAAATTAATTTAA
- a CDS encoding Mur ligase, translating into MSANIDKHSLEAEKVPQKKIETYGVIGICGVVGNLAARVLMDHNHHVICTDHQDSNNCPFLYTLHGYNTTIYLNNHPESFFKSSDYIIPPPSLPKTSELFQMILNSNAQLLEVDDLLKQIPPDKPVICITGTNGKTTTTTLLKHLCYQTGLNPTEHGFKTLQGNVDYIPPLQCRLKGDVAILETGTEGIKGDLRFILERCHPSGGIITNINPDHLNNEDNFLNYAQIKGEIIEKLQGETIIVNGDDPTIWGLIRELNYQGKIVTFGVNHPPQGESEKSCLCGNNIKIKETVSGVGYFECDCGLKQPYPDYLATDITENSFTLKTPEKDIRIEMNITGLHNIYNALGAIAAAHELLKIPLEHIKENIKTFTGVPGRLEYIYHSKNLDLIVDYAHNPSGVETVLRELGKKYKKLAVVITISSESGTSGDIEIMKKALENANFIIPASYYSRQAAGKYISSGKIILTSKEPDEFRMGTLGATREQVVEGLKKGLECDADAVVCIGEAAVKYKDDIKFLMNSLE; encoded by the coding sequence ATGAGTGCTAATATTGATAAACATTCATTAGAGGCTGAAAAGGTCCCTCAAAAGAAAATAGAAACCTATGGAGTCATAGGCATATGTGGTGTGGTGGGAAACCTGGCTGCAAGAGTATTGATGGACCATAATCACCATGTAATATGCACTGATCACCAGGATTCAAATAATTGCCCATTTCTTTACACCCTCCATGGTTATAATACCACAATCTATCTGAACAATCATCCAGAATCATTCTTTAAGTCATCTGATTATATTATACCCCCACCCAGCCTCCCCAAAACTTCAGAATTATTCCAAATGATCTTAAACAGTAACGCCCAACTCTTGGAAGTGGATGATCTTCTAAAACAAATACCCCCGGATAAACCAGTGATCTGCATCACCGGCACCAATGGCAAGACCACCACCACCACCCTCCTCAAACACCTATGTTACCAGACCGGTTTAAATCCCACAGAACACGGATTTAAAACTCTTCAGGGCAATGTTGATTATATTCCACCCTTACAATGCAGGTTGAAAGGTGATGTGGCCATCCTAGAAACTGGTACCGAAGGTATAAAGGGTGATTTGAGATTCATACTGGAAAGATGTCATCCTTCAGGGGGGATAATAACCAATATTAACCCTGACCACCTTAATAATGAAGATAATTTCCTTAATTACGCCCAGATAAAGGGAGAAATTATTGAAAAACTTCAGGGCGAAACGATAATTGTTAACGGAGATGATCCCACCATATGGGGATTGATTAGAGAGTTGAATTATCAGGGAAAAATTGTTACCTTCGGAGTAAATCACCCCCCTCAGGGTGAGAGTGAAAAATCATGTTTATGTGGGAATAATATTAAAATAAAGGAAACAGTTTCCGGGGTAGGCTACTTTGAATGTGATTGTGGTCTAAAACAGCCATATCCAGATTATCTGGCAACTGATATTACTGAAAACAGTTTCACCCTTAAAACTCCCGAAAAAGATATTCGAATAGAAATGAATATCACAGGACTGCATAACATTTACAATGCCCTGGGAGCCATTGCAGCTGCACATGAACTGTTAAAAATACCATTGGAACATATTAAAGAGAATATAAAAACATTTACCGGTGTTCCAGGGCGTCTTGAATATATTTATCACAGCAAAAATCTTGATTTGATAGTAGATTATGCCCATAATCCTTCTGGAGTGGAAACTGTACTCCGAGAACTGGGTAAAAAATACAAAAAATTAGCAGTGGTCATCACCATCTCCTCAGAATCCGGAACATCAGGAGATATAGAGATCATGAAAAAAGCATTGGAAAATGCAAATTTCATCATACCCGCATCATATTATTCTCGCCAGGCTGCAGGGAAATATATTTCATCAGGGAAGATTATATTAACTTCTAAAGAGCCTGATGAATTCCGAATGGGCACCCTTGGAGCCACACGCGAACAGGTAGTTGAGGGACTTAAAAAGGGATTGGAATGTGATGCGGATGCAGTGGTGTGCATTGGTGAGGCTGCAGTTAAATACAAAGATGACATTAAATTTTTGATGAATTCTTTAGAATAA
- a CDS encoding methyltransferase domain-containing protein, with the protein MKLTSYQQHLLSDEERLSALYEAITKKTKGIVYDLGAGSGILSSWAAPLARHVYAVEKDPYTAKLAENNLKSIKNVSLLVNDARNIIFPEYADLIICEMMDTALIEEDQAPVLNSVRKYLKEDGDIIPCGVFNGVELVDLSIGYPLYLEGKIPQYKLLSKLIIYDKIDFKQHIPEKVEYQIRIPLTAAGIISSIKITTFTLFTSKIICGPTPMMNPPLLAPTNHLKVNEGETIILNLEYSMGGGLDSLRASVETVS; encoded by the coding sequence ATGAAACTTACATCCTATCAACAGCACCTGCTTTCAGATGAAGAGCGATTATCAGCACTTTACGAAGCTATAACTAAAAAAACAAAAGGAATTGTATACGATCTAGGGGCCGGGTCAGGAATACTGAGTTCCTGGGCCGCACCCCTAGCTCGTCACGTCTACGCTGTTGAAAAAGATCCTTACACTGCCAAATTAGCAGAGAATAATCTTAAATCAATTAAAAACGTTTCTTTACTGGTAAATGATGCCAGAAATATTATTTTTCCAGAATATGCTGATTTAATCATCTGCGAAATGATGGACACCGCTCTTATAGAGGAAGACCAGGCTCCGGTTCTTAATTCGGTGCGGAAATACCTGAAAGAAGATGGAGATATTATTCCTTGCGGTGTTTTCAATGGAGTGGAACTGGTAGATCTGAGCATTGGCTACCCCCTTTACCTGGAAGGGAAAATTCCGCAGTATAAGTTGCTTAGCAAGCTAATAATATACGATAAAATAGACTTCAAGCAACATATACCAGAGAAAGTAGAATATCAAATCCGTATTCCCCTCACTGCTGCAGGAATAATTTCAAGCATTAAAATTACCACTTTCACTCTTTTTACTTCTAAAATTATCTGCGGTCCGACACCCATGATGAATCCTCCCCTTTTAGCTCCCACCAATCATCTGAAAGTTAATGAAGGCGAAACTATTATTTTGAATTTGGAATATTCCATGGGAGGTGGGTTAGATAGTCTTAGAGCATCAGTTGAAACAGTTTCTTGA
- a CDS encoding CBS domain-containing protein, producing the protein MKVKEAMNQGVITITSSTRPPEAFQKMYKEGVRRLFVMDDDGEPLGVVSYSDLIGVLGTIKPSAKDAVSLEITDIMSKEVITISADDRIEDAANLMLRADISGLLVLEDDKPVGVITKTDICRMVAAELLVPA; encoded by the coding sequence ATGAAAGTTAAAGAGGCAATGAACCAGGGTGTTATAACAATTACTTCCAGTACTCGTCCACCGGAAGCCTTTCAAAAAATGTACAAAGAAGGGGTAAGGAGACTATTTGTTATGGATGATGATGGGGAGCCTTTAGGTGTGGTTTCCTATTCTGATCTAATTGGAGTCCTTGGAACCATTAAACCATCTGCTAAGGATGCGGTTTCCCTTGAGATTACAGATATAATGTCCAAAGAAGTGATAACCATATCTGCAGATGACAGGATAGAAGATGCAGCCAACCTTATGTTAAGGGCAGATATATCTGGTTTATTAGTTCTGGAGGATGATAAACCTGTTGGTGTGATAACCAAGACAGATATCTGTCGGATGGTGGCCGCAGAATTACTGGTGCCTGCATAA
- the cobQ gene encoding cobyric acid synthase CobQ: MADSNKTKFIMVQGTASNAGKSVLVAALCRIFSQRGYRVAPFKSQNMSLNSFTTRENREIAMAQVLQAEAAGVEPHHHMNPVLLKPKEDFISQVIVHGKPAGDMNFYHYQHKFRNNALKAINESLEALSKDYDVIIMEGAGSPAEINMLDVDLANMQIARLANADVILVADIDKGGVFASIAGTFQLLPPEDRQRIKGIVINKFRGNLDILMPGIKQIEDIVGVPVLGVLPYDQDLKLPEEDSASLSERKYHTGGKITIGVMRLPRISNFTDIDPLEYEPEVGLKLIEIGDEIKNVDAVIIPGTRNSISDMVALDKCGQADEIQTLAREIPVFGICGGYQILGTKIIDSSLKESSIGTVNGIGILDVKTTFGAVEKIISQSKGTMIGNGMFRNINGEVVEGYELHEGISHLKTSKPLLKVIKGCGNHPQAGFDGAQEGLTAGTYFHGIFHNFHFRRSFTDFLREKNDIEPLGYQRDDFQELKKFSIQRLSNLVEENIDMQLLQDVIGFEI, translated from the coding sequence ATGGCGGATTCAAATAAAACGAAATTTATAATGGTTCAGGGAACCGCATCAAACGCTGGGAAAAGTGTGCTGGTTGCAGCACTGTGCAGGATTTTCTCCCAGAGAGGATATCGTGTGGCTCCATTCAAATCTCAGAACATGTCCCTTAACTCATTCACCACCCGCGAAAACAGGGAAATAGCAATGGCGCAAGTACTTCAGGCAGAAGCTGCAGGGGTGGAACCACATCACCATATGAATCCGGTCCTGCTAAAACCAAAGGAAGACTTCATATCCCAGGTAATTGTACATGGAAAACCTGCTGGAGATATGAATTTCTACCATTATCAACACAAGTTCCGTAATAATGCATTGAAGGCCATTAATGAATCTTTAGAGGCCCTATCAAAAGATTACGATGTTATTATTATGGAAGGAGCCGGTTCACCAGCTGAAATAAACATGCTGGATGTGGATCTGGCTAACATGCAGATAGCCAGGTTAGCGAATGCAGATGTTATTTTAGTGGCTGATATTGACAAAGGAGGAGTTTTTGCCTCAATTGCCGGTACTTTCCAGCTCCTACCACCTGAGGATCGTCAGAGGATTAAAGGAATTGTAATAAACAAATTTAGAGGTAATTTAGACATATTGATGCCGGGAATTAAGCAAATAGAAGATATAGTGGGGGTGCCTGTGCTGGGAGTGTTACCCTACGATCAGGACCTCAAACTCCCTGAAGAAGACTCTGCATCACTTTCAGAACGTAAATATCATACTGGTGGGAAAATAACCATTGGAGTGATGAGATTACCACGTATTTCTAATTTCACGGATATTGATCCCCTGGAATACGAACCAGAAGTTGGATTGAAACTCATTGAAATAGGGGATGAAATTAAAAATGTGGATGCAGTGATCATCCCAGGGACACGTAACAGTATCAGTGATATGGTAGCCTTGGATAAATGTGGTCAGGCAGATGAAATTCAAACCCTTGCCCGGGAAATACCTGTATTTGGTATCTGCGGAGGATACCAGATTTTAGGTACAAAAATAATAGATTCTTCCCTTAAAGAGTCAAGTATTGGAACAGTTAACGGGATAGGGATTCTGGATGTTAAAACCACCTTCGGAGCAGTGGAAAAGATAATCAGCCAGAGCAAGGGAACCATGATTGGCAATGGCATGTTCAGAAACATCAATGGAGAAGTTGTTGAAGGATACGAACTTCATGAAGGAATTTCTCATCTTAAAACCTCAAAGCCACTTCTTAAAGTTATAAAAGGTTGTGGAAATCATCCTCAAGCTGGTTTTGACGGTGCTCAGGAAGGTTTAACTGCAGGTACCTATTTCCATGGAATCTTCCATAATTTCCATTTCCGCAGATCATTCACTGATTTTTTAAGAGAAAAAAATGATATTGAACCATTAGGCTACCAACGGGACGATTTCCAGGAGTTAAAAAAGTTTTCAATCCAGAGATTATCTAACCTGGTTGAAGAAAATATTGATATGCAGCTTCTCCAGGATGTAATAGGATTTGAAATCTGA
- a CDS encoding glycosyltransferase family 4 protein, producing the protein MIDTLNLVLAFIITFLATIFFTFFVRKILKDADVTDRPIVTEHKHKTGTPTMGGLAILLGAVLAACLYFQERNLVLTVLIMLSAGVVGLLDDLLGLKIKEVQKVVRNITPQPVNIGRLTLEPGEEARVATEKAKQDLPDLLKLEKVKITDETPIKSEVKERDKIIAQIILGVFLVVTGGVSSMVLGFETGIFIIPVVIFGVIGSINSVNLIDGMDGLAAGILTIASASCTIFSIIKGNPSSAILFTVLTGVSLGFLAFNRYPASIIMGDTGSFALGAGYITAGFLGDIIYFAVIALAIPIISVIVSLMHRAHIIKLPVEPLHHTLHYKGLSEKKIVALYWCTTLIICMSAILIYQFFW; encoded by the coding sequence TTGATTGATACTCTGAATCTAGTTTTAGCCTTCATTATAACCTTTTTAGCCACGATATTCTTCACTTTCTTTGTTCGTAAGATATTGAAGGATGCCGATGTAACTGATCGTCCCATTGTAACTGAACACAAACATAAAACTGGCACCCCTACTATGGGGGGCTTGGCCATACTTCTAGGTGCAGTTTTAGCTGCTTGCCTGTATTTCCAGGAAAGAAATCTAGTGCTTACCGTGCTGATCATGCTAAGTGCAGGGGTGGTGGGTTTACTGGATGATTTACTAGGATTGAAAATCAAAGAAGTGCAAAAAGTAGTGCGTAACATCACCCCCCAACCGGTTAATATTGGTCGTTTAACACTTGAACCTGGCGAGGAAGCAAGGGTGGCTACTGAAAAGGCCAAGCAGGACCTTCCAGATTTATTGAAACTTGAAAAAGTGAAAATCACTGATGAAACACCCATAAAAAGCGAGGTGAAAGAGAGGGATAAAATTATCGCCCAGATCATTCTGGGAGTTTTCCTGGTGGTGACAGGTGGAGTTAGTAGCATGGTCCTGGGATTTGAAACAGGAATTTTCATTATTCCAGTGGTTATATTTGGAGTGATAGGTTCCATTAACTCGGTGAACCTCATTGATGGAATGGACGGCCTGGCAGCAGGCATACTAACCATTGCATCAGCTTCATGCACTATTTTTTCTATCATCAAAGGGAATCCCAGTTCAGCTATACTCTTCACTGTTTTAACTGGAGTTTCGCTAGGTTTTCTTGCTTTCAACAGATATCCGGCAAGTATTATTATGGGAGACACAGGATCCTTTGCCCTGGGCGCAGGTTACATAACTGCAGGTTTCCTGGGAGATATCATCTACTTTGCAGTCATTGCACTGGCCATACCCATAATATCAGTTATAGTCAGTCTCATGCACCGCGCTCACATCATAAAACTGCCAGTTGAACCATTACACCATACTCTGCATTACAAAGGTCTGTCAGAGAAAAAAATCGTAGCACTTTACTGGTGCACAACTCTAATCATTTGTATGTCAGCCATTTTAATTTACCAATTTTTCTGGTAA